The following proteins are co-located in the Telopea speciosissima isolate NSW1024214 ecotype Mountain lineage chromosome 9, Tspe_v1, whole genome shotgun sequence genome:
- the LOC122638694 gene encoding uncharacterized protein LOC122638694, with amino-acid sequence MQLRYQLQTAKKGSLSVADYFNRVKGITDSLAAASHPVPDNDLILYILGGLGPGYEPFVTAITTRADPISSEDLHSLLLSHELHLDQFKTVTKPSSMAFLTTNTGHPSSFKSQSSTTTTRTNDAKSFEMPYRGRGRGRGRNQMQGRRNNGQNEGWPICQICSNAGHVSLDYYNRLNLAYQSRQPSKQLAAYNAETAT; translated from the coding sequence ATGCAACTCCGATATCAGTTACAAACCGCGAAGAAAGGATCACTCTCAGTTGCAGATTATTTCAACCGAGTGAAGGGAATCACCGACTCCCTTGCCGCTGCATCACACCCGGTCCCTGACAATGATCTAATCCTATATATTCTTGGTGGTCTTGGCCCTGGATATGAGCCTTTTGTCACTGCCATCACCACTCGAGCAGATCCCATCTCATCTGAGGATCTACACAGCCTCTTGCTCAGCCATGAGCTTCATCTCGACCAATTCAAGACAGTGACTAAACCATCTTCGATGGCATTTCTCACCACCAACACAGGACATCCATCTTCATTTAAAAGTCAGTCCTCTACAACTACCACCCGCACTAATGATGCCAAGTCCTTTGAAATGCCTTATCGAGGACGCGGACGTGGTCGAGGACGCAATCAGATGCAAGGTCGTCGTAACAATGGCCAGAATGAAGGATGGCCTATATGTCAAATCTGTTCTAATGCAGGTCATGTATCTCTGGACTACTACAACAGGTTAAACCTGGCTTACCAAAGCCGCCAGCCCTCAAAGCAACTTGCAGCTTACAATGCAGAAACCGCAACCTAG